From a single Nothobranchius furzeri strain GRZ-AD chromosome 7, NfurGRZ-RIMD1, whole genome shotgun sequence genomic region:
- the stk17b gene encoding serine/threonine-protein kinase 17B — protein MSRRRLDSRSGLPGGLLGEVQTPITLEPVESVYEVTGELGRGKFAVVKRCMEKSTGKMFAAKFLRKRRRGRDCRAEVVHEMAVLELARNNPRVVNLHAAHETDHDIVLILEYAAGGEIFDHCVSDELLPEAQITRLIRQTLEGVHHLHQTNLVHLDLKPQNILLTSQSPPGDIKIVDFGLARRLGVAGELREIIGTPEYVAPEVLNYEPITTATDLWSVGVIAYMLVTGESPFVGDDKQETYLNVSQVNVDFSRDSFSRVSELAVDFIRKLLVKAPEDRPSAAECMSHPWLWQQQLCLSPEPVTVRHFRERSCGTKWAAPPEDPEDKENFRDSPHTHAKRFRLDEETAAAGDGDF, from the exons ATGTCTCGGCGGCGGCTGGACAGTCGCAGTGGTCTGCCAGGCGGGCTGCTCGGGGAGGTCCAGACCCCGATCACATTGGAACCGGTGGAGAGCGTTTATGAAGTCACCGGAGAGCTGGGCAG GGGGAAGTTCGCTGTGGTGAAGCGCTGCATGGAGAAGTCCACGGGGAAAATGTTTGCTGCCAAGTTCCTCCGGAAGAGGAGGAGAGGCCGAGACTGCCGGGCCGAGGTGGTCCATGAGATGGCTGTCCTGGAGTTGGCCCGGAACAACCCCCGTGTGGTCAACCTGCACGCAGCTCATGAGACGGACCACGACATCGTCCTGATTCTGGAATA CGCGGCGGGTGGAGAGATCTTCGACCACTGTGTGTCTGACGAGCTGCTGCCAGAGGCTCAGATCACCCGTCTGATCAGACAGACTCTGGAGGGAGTTCACCACCTGCACCAGACCAACCTGGTTCACCTGGACCTGAag CCACAGAATATTCTGCTGACCAGCCAGTCGCCTCCAGGAGACATAAAGATCGTAGACTTTGGCCTGGCACGCCGGCTGGGCGTGGCCGGAGAGCTCCGAGAGATTATTGGGACTCCTGAGTATGTAG CACCAGAGGTCCTCAACTATGAGCCCATCACCACGGCAACCGACCTGTG GAGCGTTGGCGTTATCGCCTACATGTTGGTGACGGGCGAGTCTCCGTTCGTTGGAGACGACAAGCAGGAGACGTACCTGAACGTGTCCCAGGTTAACGTGGACTTCAGCAGGGACTCCTTCTCCAGAGTGTCTGAGCTGGCTGTGGACTTCATCCGTAAGCTGCTGGTCAAAGCTCCTGA GGACAGGCCGAGCGCCGCCGAGTGCATGAGCCACCCATGGCTgtggcagcagcagctctgcctcaGCCCAGAGCCCGTCACGGTCCGCCACTTCCGGGAAAGGAGCTGCGGCACCAAGTGGGCGGCGCCGCCGGAAGACCCCGAGGACAAGGAGAACTTCCGGGACTCGCCTCACACTCATGCTAAGAGGTTCCGCCTGGACGAGGAGACAGCCGCCGCTGGAGACGGCGACTTTTAA